In a single window of the Helicobacter felis ATCC 49179 genome:
- a CDS encoding YlxR family protein, which produces MQIKGFFSKNAVRMCVCCRERALQENLLRFSIQEGKIISFCGQGRSFYLCKTCLYAKDVCRQILKVKHAPKNKAYIGTWLEEVRAS; this is translated from the coding sequence TTGCAGATTAAGGGTTTTTTTTCTAAAAACGCTGTGCGCATGTGCGTGTGTTGTCGGGAGCGCGCGTTACAGGAAAATTTATTGCGTTTCAGTATCCAAGAAGGCAAAATTATTTCTTTTTGTGGACAGGGGCGTAGTTTTTATTTGTGCAAGACATGTTTATATGCTAAGGATGTGTGTAGACAGATTCTTAAGGTCAAACATGCTCCCAAAAATAAAGCGTATATTGGAACTTGGTTAGAAGAGGTGAGAGCGTCATGA